One genomic window of Verrucomicrobiota bacterium includes the following:
- a CDS encoding RNA polymerase sigma factor: MPYDTQTDLQLLEELKNGRDAALNEIIERWEKPLTRFAWRYVQNETDARDLVQEAFVKVYKNRNRFRPNTRLSAWMFTTLANQCRNFGRWKKRHPTVALLNMSDEGDQDTRFGVYIDPVEPSSSPDQTAETQDMVYLLRESVSRLPHDLKTTLLLYQYEGLSYKEISDILGCTPKGVETRLYRTRKKLRRILETKMGERERTTPFKDRAVS, encoded by the coding sequence ATGCCGTATGATACTCAGACCGACCTGCAACTCTTGGAGGAACTTAAAAACGGTCGAGACGCCGCTCTCAATGAAATTATCGAGCGATGGGAAAAGCCATTAACACGTTTTGCATGGCGTTACGTACAGAATGAGACAGACGCACGGGACCTGGTGCAGGAAGCGTTTGTAAAGGTGTACAAAAACAGAAATCGCTTTAGACCCAATACACGCCTTTCAGCGTGGATGTTTACCACCCTGGCAAATCAATGTCGTAACTTTGGTCGATGGAAAAAGCGTCACCCCACAGTTGCTTTGTTAAACATGTCTGACGAAGGGGACCAGGATACCAGATTCGGCGTCTACATTGATCCAGTTGAACCGTCCTCATCCCCAGATCAAACGGCAGAGACACAGGATATGGTTTATCTGTTACGTGAGTCCGTTTCCAGACTACCCCATGACCTCAAAACAACACTGCTTCTTTATCAATACGAAGGCCTTTCCTATAAGGAAATATCAGACATTCTCGGATGCACTCCCAAAGGAGTAGAAACACGGCTCTATCGCACCAGAAAGAAGTTGCGAAGAATATTGGAAACAAAGATGGGTGAAAGAGAAAGGACTACGCCCTTCAAAGATCGAGCTGTGAGTTAA